From one Perca flavescens isolate YP-PL-M2 chromosome 19, PFLA_1.0, whole genome shotgun sequence genomic stretch:
- the LOC114573975 gene encoding uncharacterized protein LOC114573975 → MTSPVFAVFLTCLFLGEMAQSTGLKSSTTVRQGTGFVSVNIGDELTLQCFYEGDVAARLYWFKQVLGQKAKLISTFFKYNVNVTFHNEFKNNPRFTLDMASGKNHLTIKDLRPSDSATYYCINFLYTIDFSESIFVSVKGSGLKIPAVHQSASESIQSGGSVTLNCTVHTGTCDGEHSVYWFKNSEESQPGLIYTHGGRTDQCERKTNTQTQTCVYNLLMESLNRSHAGTYYCAVASCGHILFGNGTKLEIEDPALVYFLSGTLTFTTILSVLLAFTVCMMNKGNSCRSKESQARCPAPPTAKAKGYQHAENLYYAALNADLSNRSRGQRDPTWSECVYYSVKQ, encoded by the exons ATGACATCTCCAGTGTTTGCGGTCTTTCTCACATGTTTGTTCTTGGGGGAAATGG CTCAGTCGACAGGTCTGAAATCCTCCACAACTGTTCGTCAAGGGACAGGATTTGTATCAGTTAATATTGGGGACGAGTTGACTTTACAATGTTTCTATGAAGGAGATGTTGCTGCAAGGCTTTACTGGTTTAAGCAAGTTCTAGGCCAGAAAGCAAAACTCATCTCTACTTTctttaaatataatgtaaatgtgacTTTTCACAATGAATTCAAGAACAATCCACGCTTCACACTGGATATGGCAAGTGGAAAAAATCACTTAACGATCAAAGATTTACGCCCTTCAGACTCGGCTACTTACTACTGCATTAACTTTCTATACACAATAGACTTTTCAGAAAGCATTTTTGTAAGTGTAAAGGGTTCAGGTTTGAAGATCCCAGCAGTCCATCAGTCAGCGTCTGAGAGCATCCAGTCAGGAGGCTCTGTGACTCTGAACTGTACAGTACACACTGGGACCTGTGATGGAGAACACAGTGTTTACTGGTTCAAGAACTCGGAAGAATCTCAGCCAGGACTCATTTACACCCATGGAGGCAGGACTGATCAGTGTGAGAGGAAAACCAACACACAAACGCAGACCTGTGTTTACAACCTGCTGATGGAGAGTCTGAATCGTTCTCATGCTGGGACCTATTACTGTGCTGTTGCCTCATGTGGACACATTCTGTTTGGAAACGGGACCAAGCTCGAGATAGAAG ATCCTGCTTTGGTGTATTTCTTGAGTGGAACTTTGACATTCACCACCATCCTGAGTGTTTTACTGGCCTTCACAGTGTGCATGATGAACAAGGGAAACAGCTGCCGATCGAAAG AGTCTCAAGCCAGATGTCCAGCTCCCCCCACAGCGAAAGCAAAG GGTTACCAACACGCTGAAAACCTTTATTATGCTGCTTTAAATGCCGACCTGTCCAACAGATCAAGAGGACAGAGGGATCCCACCTGGAGTGAATGTGTCTACTACAGCGTAAAGCAGTAG